The sequence tctatgtatacatatatatgtatatgggtctatatatatgaagtgaaaaaagtgaaagtgttactcgctcagtcatgtccaactctttgtgaccccatggactggagcttgccaggctcctctgtctgtggaattcttcaggaaagaatactgaagtaggttgccgtttccctctccagggactcttcctgacccagggatggaaactgggtgtcctacattgcaggtggcttcttttatAGTGTGAGgcatttttttcagtcatttccCATTAGAACCTTATGGACAGTAGATACTGATATCCTCATTACACAAAGAGGGAAGTAAGCACAGACAGATCAAAGCCAAAGACAAATTACTGGTTAAAATGGAGCCATCTGTTGAACTCGACAGTCTGGCTCCTGACTTTGCTTTTCACAGCTACATTACCAACAGTAAAATAAACTGGCATTACATTTATGATAGTCTCATCaatactagggcttcccaggtggcacagtggtaaagaatccacctgtaatacaggagtcacaagagaggtgggtttgatccctctgttaggaagacccctggagaaggaaatggaaactcactccagtattcttgcctggaaaattccatggatagaagagcctgacaggctacagtccatgaggtcacaaaatgtcagacatgactgagaacatagttcatcaataatattttttaataaaatacatgaaaaagttGTATGGGTTGGAAAGGGTTAAATTAACTCTTATGTTTAGGGCATATATTTGAATTTCCTGTGAAGCAACTGGTTAGATATGTCTTTGTATCAGTTGAACACATGTTCAGAAAAGGTATCTGGATTGAGagtgaaaatttaaaagttaattggCGACTTTAGAATATTTAGATTGCTCAGAAGTTTTCCATGAACCATAAGAGAAAAAGCATAAATGTAAGCcaaagagtaacatagaaataCTCTAAGTTTctatggaagaaaataaatgtagagAATTAGAGCCCtttgaaatggagaaaaaatgAGTCACTGCTCACAACAATGGAAAGagttaatttgtttttctatgtATTATGTGGACcacttcagttgagttcagtcactcagtcatgtccaactctttgcaaccccatgaatcacagcacgccaggcctccctgttatcaccaactcctggagtctaccgaaacccatgtccatcaagtcagtgatgtcatcaagccatctcatcctctttcatccccttctcctcctgcccccaatccttcccagcattagggtcttttccaatgagtcaactctttccatgaggtggccaaagtattggagtttcagcttcaacatcagtccttccaattaatacccaggactgatctcctttaagatggactggttggatctccttgcagtccaagggactctcaagagtcttctccaacaccacagttcaaaagcatcaattcttcggtgctcaactttcttcaccgtcctactctcacatccatacatgactacaggaaaaaccatagccttgactagacagacctttgttggcaaagtaatgtctctgcttttaaatatgctacctaggttggacCATTTAGAGGAAATCAAATAGgtgaatgtataaaataaaatagcctgATACCCATCTCAGATATTAATCAATTTCTAGTAGTAGAGATCAAGTTATTTCACAAACTACAGTGACATTTCCTTTTTGAATGACTGAAAGGAAAGAATTAGGGAAGATATCCCTAATGAGATGCATTTTAATGAactacaatttgatgagttttaaaTAACATGTAAAATCATGTGATTAGTACATCCACCATGATATGGAACATTTTGATCTTCCAAAAAGTCGTTTCCTGCCTGTTTGTACTCAGTCTCTTTATACTCTCTTTTCATCTCTGAAATCTCTGATCAACTATCACTGATTTTGgcttttctaaaatttcataCAAATGAGATGATACAGTATGTGGTGTTTTGTATTTGCCTTCTTTCACAAAGCACAAATGACCCATTCAAGCTATTGCCTCTATCAGGaatcatttccttttcaaattaaaGCTGTGGATCTTTGcaatttgttcatccattcaacacTGGGTGTatgtttggtttctttctttcttagtttttttttttttttttgctatcatgAATAAAGCTTATTTGATtatgtacaagtctttgtatggatatgagtttttgtttttcttgggcaAATTGCTGGGTTCTGTTAAATGTTTGATAAGCCTGCATGTGACTTTATGTGAAACTGCCAAGTTTATATCCAAAGAGGCTCTGCACCATTTGTATCCCTTCAAAATTCCAGTTATTCCATATGCTCACCAACACAGTATTTTCaggtgtttttaattttagccattctaatggtATCTTATTGCACTTCTCATTTacattttccaaataaataagatgttgaacattttttcatgtgcttagttACCATTCATAATATCAAGAGGAATATCATGaagttatatatataaactcaATTTTCAGTTCTTCATATCTTAATTTTGTAACTCTATGCATAAGTAATCAGTTTGCTTTTAATCAGATTTCCTGACATGCAATCTCTcttttatagggtgagaagcgtcTTGGACTTCAGTCTTATCTACACCTTTCCATGTGGTCTTTTAATCACACTGCCTCTAATTCGCCCACCTTCTCCTTCGTTGGTATTCCTGGTCTGGAGGCTGCCCAAATATGGATCTCCATTCCCTTCTGCCTCCTGTACCTCCTAGCCCTTGTAGGAAATGCTCTTCTGCTTATCTTAGTTAAAGCAGAACAGAATCTTCATGAACCTCAGTTCTATTTCTTGGCCATGCTGGCCCTTACTGACCTAGGCCTTTCATTGTCTACAATGCCTAGTGTCTTGGCTATCTTCTGGTTCAATGTCCACTACATTGGCCTGGACGCCTGCTTAACCCAAATGTTCTTCATCCACGCCCTCTCCTCAGTAGAATCAGGTGTCCTGGTAGCCATGGCTTTTGACCGCCTGGTAGCTGTCTGCGCTCCACTGAACTACACCAGGCTCCTGACCCACTCTACTGTCGCCTGCCTTGGTGGAGCTGCTGTCACACGCGGTGCCATCCTGGTGGGCCCTCTGCCTTTCCTCCTCAGGACCTTCCCTTTCTGTGGGGCCAATAGCCTCTCACACTCTTACTGCTACCTCCCTGATATGCTGAAATTGGCCTGTGGAGACGCCACTTTTAGCGGTGTCTATGGATTGGTCTTTGTCCTCTTCACATTTGCAGTAGATGTTGTCTTCATCTTAGCTTCGTACATGAAGATTTTGGCCACTGTCATAAAGCTGGAGAATCAAGACAGAAACTGGAAATCACTGCATACCTGTGCCTGTCACCTATGCACAGTATTTGTGTTTTATCTGCCCCTCATCAGCTTGGCGGTGCTGTATCGCTACACTCAGAACACTTCCCCAATTCTGTTTACCAGCATGAGTAATGCCTACCTCCTCATGACACCACTGCTCAACCCTCTTGTCTACAGTCTCAAATCCAGGCAGATCCAGGCTGCTCTGCGCAAGCAATTTTGGGTGCAACGTGTTATTGCTGGAGAATGAGATTTTTGTCTATAGCTGAAGAGACAGCCGATTTAAAAAGTGCTGTTCAGGATCTGCTATGTGCCAAATAGTATGCTAGGCACCatgaattcaaaaataaaaagactcagGCCTTTCCCTCAAGCTAATCTAACTATGGAGGGAAAGAGAAGCAGAGGGTTTAATAAATGATCACAACTGATCATGAGTGATGCCTGTTTGGTAGTGGTAAGGAGAAAGGGCGATAGAAACTCAAGTTCAGTGTTTTTGCTGTATGAGTTGGATGAAATCATGTATTCACAACTGCTAAATTGAAGTGTATGATGCttgattttaaaagatcaaagaGGGGCTGATTTTACTGAGAAAACAAGGTTTCACCTGATTCTTAATTGCCCATGTTGTTTAAGTTGAAGcattatacaattttaaattggCGATAGATTTATGACTATATGCTTAATATTTTTGACCATTTCTTAGGGTTGGAGTACTAGTTGATATCTCAATCTGATggtttttaacaaaaaataaaggagctgtatgaaaacaaataatatataagaatatGCTACTTCATTCTGAATTCATACTTTATTTGGATATTGTTTGGTGTCCCACTCCATACTGAGAATATACAGGGTTACATTTTGGCTTCTGAAACAAGGATGCAACTTCTTTCTCTaactttccaaaaggaaaaattaattattCTCCTGGGTCAACTCTTGAGATTAGTCATAAACAAATGAAGACTTGTCTTGCTGAATTAGCTTAGGAAACAAATAAAAGACTTAATTGTCAGTGGCAATGAAAAAACATACAGTAGCTTTACAAGAATTTCAAACTAATTTATGGAAGTTCTAAGTAAATTTCAAAATGATCTCTaaagttatcaaaatatttttcatatttgtctAGCATATTTAGTAAGGCATCAGAGTCATACAGAAGGCAAAACTATAATATTCACATAGCTTCCATTCTATTAATGAAAATCATGGAACAGCAGCAGATCATGCACCTCAATATAATTAGTGAATTGGAGACTCGgtttaaattatgtaaatttgGAGGAAAGTGAGCCAGTGAAGACTGGGTTTATTAGAAATTTCTGCCTGCAAGACTGAAAAGATCACGAAAAGAAAGACCATGGAAGCTTACCATCTATCTCAATTTCAAAAGCATTCATCTAGCTGAAATCTGTTATATATTAACAGAATAGAGggagtaaaatatatataaatgtataacctTTGATCTTACTGAGAGGTCATTTGAGAAATATCATGAGTACcttcaaaacataaaatgaaattctgattCTTAGTATGTTTCTACaagttttaaaatctgatttaatatttttctttactgagTCTTTCCACTCAAAATGGTTCTAATTCTGACACTCTTAAGTATGATGGTAGGGAAATGGGGATCATTTCTCAACATTGTTCCATTTTTTGAAGACTGCAGGTAAATTTCCTTTGAGGAACTCCTTACCTCTCTGTACAGCTTGAGTGAGACCAATAATAAcaatattctaataaatcactctCCTGACGTTTCAACCACAGAgattaaaaactgaagaaaaaaattctcccCCTTTACACAATATGCTACAAAGAGTTTAAGATTACCCTTTCTACTGGACAGTGAAAGGACACAAAACCATTTACAGAACATCTTCCCCAGTTATGTGATTATCtacattagggaaaaaaatgagtgTAAAACAAGATGAAAACAGATATGAGGGAttgattcagaaagaaaaaaaggatataaTGACATTGAGTGCTAAAGCTTGGGTCCCTAAGATCCTTTAATTTAATCTGTGACCCATTCTGTTATTTCAGTTTACTTATAGATCGCTTtatgtgtaagttaaataattaaGCAATTAATGGCACATCTGTCTTAATGTTGCCTTAAAGTATGACAATTTTATTCCTGTGTTGTCTCACTCACCGTGTACTAAGAATCTAAATGAGAGCATTTTGTCTCATTCATTTGTCCCCTAATGTGTGGCATATAGTGGATGCCAAGAATAGCTATGTAAAAATACGAAATAAGGGGGAACATGAGAGAGTGtaagaaacaaaggagagaagGTGATAAGTAAAAACAattatacatgactattgaatcAATAGATTCATGAATTAATGTCCACATAGTTAATTAAAAGTGAATGGAATAATAACATATGGCTCTACTCTGTGATACTTAATTTTCAGGCATCATTAGCATCAATAAATAACTTAATGTCTGTTTTTGATTTAAGGTAACAATACTGAAcagataaatatatgatatacaCAGTTATATTACAGGCAATCTAGTCTGAATTCTCGTaaacatttacaaatatatacattttatatttcaacatatgaaacatatattaaaatgaacCTCTAAATATGTCTTTGAACTTCAGAGCAACTGTATTATTTGCTGGTCATCTTTGATATCACCATCTGAGCAATAAAGACtttattctttcatatttatCTTTAAATCCTGGCTTGACCCTTGTCCTTATCATATTTTTAGCTTGTATATAATGGTTAATAgttattgaacatttattataTACCAGACATTGTGGTAAGCACATTAAATAAGTTATGTGTAGCATAGCATATTTCTTCTTGCAATGTTCTTAGAAAATAGATGCCAGTATCAACTCCTTTTCACATTGAGGCACATTAATGGTCACTTACCATGTTCCCTGGATACATAGCAGATAAATTATAGAGTCCTGATTTTCCTTTAATTGATACATATTTATCTTCAAATTAATGTGAAATCCAATTTAATAAACCTGAGAAAATTATGATTACATAGATGGCAAATTTTAGGTACAGAAGCTTtgttatatttttgctttaatctCTTATTGTATTTTTGTATCAGATGAAGTTTATATTAATGTGGTTTCaggaaaaatcataaaatagatttcaataaaaaatataaaaataaaacctcttgTCTCCCATTTGGACTTTTCCCTTTATAATATCTCAAACCCACCAAAGATAATAACTCTCTGTATAATAATATGAATATCTTGCTTCTAACCAAATTTGAGCCATATAACTATATATGAGGGATTCtcatacagaaaatatttgtcaaactGCTTGGTTTGGAATGGGGCTCCTGGATAAGTGATGTGAACTTTAGGGAGGAGAAACATAAAGTGAAGGTGAAGGAACCTTTAGAAATATATTCCCTGAtctgatatttaaaattaaaagggaaTCTCCTACTTCCAAAAACATTGTAGTAAAATtacacaaagtgaaagtgttagtcactcagttgtgtctgactgtgtgcgaccccatagacttgagccttccaggctcctctgtccatggaattctccaggcaaggatactgcagtgggttgccatgcccttctccaagggattttcctgacccagggattgatcctgctttacaggcagattctttaccattttgagTCACCTACGAAGCAAAATCACACAGAAACATACCCCAGGACTTCAACACacaagaaataaatgtctattcctgtttctttttacaaTATCCCTGGACTTTTGATCATCTACTCAGAATACTTCTACTCTGTTCTATCTTGTCTTACATTTGAACAGTCTACTTAGTGCACTTCTAATCTGCTTTGTTTTCACACTATAAACCAATGGGTTAAGGACAGGtgtgagaaaatggaaaatattggaCAAGGTGATGTGGGGCAGAGGGGAGTGGTACCTGCCTATTCTGTGGATCAAGGCTAAGGCAATAAGTGGGACGTAGAAAATGAAGACAGTGAGAATGTGGGAGACACAAGTGTTGAGCACCTTAAGGCATGCTTCCCTGAAGCTATTCCCAGAAGTGTCGTCAAGACTAGAGCATAAGACAGAACAATAAACGTGGAGTCAACTCCAAAGGAGCAGAGTACCAAGACCAGCCCATAGATAACGTTCACACGAATAGACCCGCATGCCAGCTTCATCACATCAGGGTGGAAGCAGAATGAGTAGGATAGAACAATATTCCTACAGAAGGGAAGCTGTTGGAGCAGGATGGGCAAGGGCATCATCAGTGCTGCCCCTCGAGCCACAGCAGCCAGGCCCATCTGAGTAATGCGGGAGGGAGTCAGGACTATGGTGTACCGTAGTGGGTTGCCTATGGCCATAAAACGGTCAAAAGCCATAGCCAGCAGCATGGCTGACTCCATGGAAGAGAAGGTGTGGATGAAGAACATCTGAGCCAGGCAACCATGGGACCCAATCTCTCGGTGGttgaaaataaagactttaagaacAGTGGGCAGTGTAGATGCTGACATGCCTATGTCAGTGGTGGCTAGCAAGGACAAGAATACATATTGAGGCTCATGAAGGCTGGGAGTCTTGTGTACTATGTGAATGATGATGCTGTTTCCCAGGATGGCAGTCACATACATGATGCTCAATGGGATGGAGATCCAGATATGAGATGCCTCCAGCCCTGGGATTCCTGACAGAAGGAAGAAGGGTGGTTGATGGTGGGTGCTGTTGAGCATAGACATGATGGTGAAACCTGAAAAAAGAGAGTATGTGTGGAAATTCAAGCAGTAAAGTTAACTCAGTTTCATTCCATAGTTGAAGAGAGAATTTAGAGGCAGAGGAAGGTAATTTCTGTTGCATGAAGAGAAAATTGAATAGGGTTAAGTTTAGTTTAATTCCAAAAGCCTATGTAGTATTTTTAGGTCATtaggacggcagagcctggtgggctgctgtctatggggcacagagtcagacacgactgaagcgacttagcagcagccgcagcaacTGTTTTGTGAGTATATTTGTTGATGCACTGGTAACATCCAAACACTGCCAGGTGAACTATACCAAAGGATTTTAAACAGATCTCACAGAACAAATGAAGATTCACAAATCACATAATTAATTTAGTCACTTTAAAACATGCAATGGGGGACTTCctcggtggttcagtggttaagactttgactTCTAAATCAGGAGgtgaaggttcagtccctggtcaaggtGCTGGAATCCCCCATGCCTTGTGGCaagacacaaaacaaaacaaaaacaaaacagaagcaatactgtaacaaattcaataaagacttaaaaaatagtatgcatcaaaaaattcttttataaaaaaaataaaacaaaacaatgtattGGAAACGAGGGTACAGAAGGGGTTCATTAGCACATTTAAAACACTGTACAAATGGGAAGGAAAGCCTGCAGTACCTGAATGCTGGATCATGCAGTATCCATATATCCTGTCTCTCTGCTGATGGCGTTAGTGAGACGAGGTGAGGTCTGAGCAAGGGAACCCCACAAGTGAAAACTCCTTGGAGCCAACACTCATGCTCACTCTATCAGGGACACGATAGCATCATGTACGCATGGCCACAGCTTTAATTTTTTACTTAAGGCTGTTTGACATGCATAAATTCTGCCCATATTTCTTGGGCTGAGAACATGGGGGACCAGAGAAAAACCACAGTCAATGTTATTAATGGGTGATTGATTTAGGTACTTATAACATAACTGTCATTCTAGGCATGGCATTATCAtaccttctgatttttttccattttctatctAGAAATAACATGTTTTGTTatatcatatatttcatatattctgtATTTAACATGTCCTAACATGACCTACCACTTAGCCACTATCTATATTTACTATAACTTATTAGTGTTGCCTATGTTTTATAAGCTACTTGTTTGTTCTTCATAATAATACTTCACAAATACCATGCATCCTAGCTAAATCTCAAAAGGACTATATTATTCAATATCTATGCTTAATGCAGATCATAGCTTTCATCTACTTCATTGTCTTCTTTTCTATACTTGAATTGAATATTTTCCAATCATAATATTCATGACTACTCTGGGGATATGAAAGTTCTTGCTTGAAAAGTGATAGAGAAAAAATTgtataaacaaaagaaacaataaacaaggaTTGACATAGAGAAACctgataaaagagaaataaattgatAACTGTTTGTGACCAAAACGCTTTCAAATAAGTACAATGAGGGACAGAACAATAGAAACCTGAGTAACACagatatttgttgagcacttaatTTGTAccataaaatatttgttgagcacttaatTTGTACCATAAAATTTGATAGGATCTCTAGGTGATAGAAATGATATGCAACTTATGATCCCTTCTCTAAAGTTCCTTGCAGAGTATGACACACTTGGTGGAAGAAGCATCTATTCAAAACTAGGAACAAATAAAGACATTATAAAATGATCTCTTACTATGTTATTTACAGAAATTTATGCaatattttttcctccaacattattttatttgatgaCTTGACTTCAACAAAGAGGAAGCTAGATTTATTGTTTCAAAgcccaaacaaaaatgaaaacagaggaaAGCAAATACTAAAATCTTAATAGACTATGTGTGCTTagccacttagtcatgtccgactctttgtaacctcatgaacagtagctcaccaggttcctctatccattggcttctccaggcaagaattatggaatgggttgcaatttccttctctatacCAGAAGTAGAGGGGTAAACAAATTCCCAAGGTCACGTGACTTTGAGTCAGTCAGTATTAGAACCTAAATTTTCTGTCCTACTACTCTGTTCCTTCAATAATATACCCGTGTTAAGTTATAAAAAATAAGCACACAGATAGTAGGCATACAGTGGCAGGGTACTAAATGAGGAGTTATAGAGTCATAGCAGAATTCAAGGAGAGAACCAAATATGAGCTCTTATTTGGGtgatgaaaatttttaattagaacAAGTTCTAGGCTGACTAATTCCAGGCTTACTCACTTATATGAACaaaggaataaacaaaaacaaaaatcaaaaatgaacaaacaaaagatAGCAAAGGTATGGACATCAGAATAAGACATATTAGGGCAGGACACAAGGAATATACTTCTCAATGAAAAGAAGagttgaaaaagaaaggaaaataaaataagatataatAGATAGTATGGAGTCTTGTTAGAAACCATAATGTCAGGggtaaagaggatgtggtataaTTAGGGTTTTACTGAGTATCAGAATGCAAAATCATCAGTGCTAAAGACAGCTTGGATTTATTGCAAACTTTTTGGCTACTTTTATATCCATTAAGAGGTCAAGTGGTGAGAACCTACACAATTGTATTTGATCCACCAGAGAGAGACATAGACAAGGGCAGTTTTAAGTGGAGGCCAAACAAAACAAGCTACAAAAACAAACAGGATTCAAATGATAAGATAAAGGAGAAGAAGTTCCCTGTCTCTCATTTTACATCAAGATTTTGAGCCTGGTTTCTGGGCTTAGAGAATGACATGAAAGGACATTTTAGACAGTTCATAACAAGAACTAAACTTTTTCAGAGAGAGGGTTCAgctaaaaaaaattccattttaaaaacattgtatCAATCATTTATTTTCTAGCATTATCTTTAATTCCTTGTTGAGAGTTAGAAGGACTGGACTGGGCAGAGGTAGAACTTGGTTATGGAAAAGGGGACATCACTCACACAGAGGTCATAGCTATTGTCAAGGAGGGGAAATTTCCCCACTTGATTTCTGGGTTCTTTTGGCTGTTCTAATAATTAAATGGTGACAAGTCagattaacaagaaaaaaattaatttagtgtGTATAGAGGTTTAGTAGACATGGGACATAAGAAGTGGCCACAGCAGAtagcttttatactttttaaacaaagaatcAGTACCTTTGAGAGGAATTGACAGAGCAAAGAAATTTAGCCTTCACTGCTTAATTAGTGAAGAATCTAAACAGAGTTTGGGCTTGGGATGGTAAATTAGTAACGGAGTGGAAAGTTTTATTAACATAGTCTTCTCACCCTGAATCCCTGTCTCTGGGGATAGAATACCTCTCTTGGTGAGGGAAGGGTATCTTTCACATCAGAGACTTTCCTGCTTTGGGGGGCAGACAGAAAGGTTTTCTTACATTGGCTGTTTCtcaagtaactttaattcaaaataatcaatatgccattGTGCCATATTTTGGAAAGGCCTGCTCTGAGAGCTAGCACTAAAATTAGCAATAAGTGATGTCTATAATGGAAAGGCTAGTCAAGAGAATTAGGGCTAAAAATGCTTAGTAGATGTAGTTTTCAGGaattaggagaaggaaaaagagcaaTAGTAGTCAACTGTTTCTATTAAGAAATAATAGTAGTAAGTTAAGATTAAAAGAGAACTGAATAACAACTCTCCTAGGAATCAAAAAACGAAAGGGTTTCAgttttttttgaaggaaaatattcTATAATTGAAGATGAAGAACTGAGGAAACCCTAAGTATTGTAGCTAATGGTTAGAAAGATTGTTGGTAAAAGTGGTTTTAGACTAGAGCACTAGGAATCAAGTATGAGAGGTGGTGTCTAGGAGTTAATGGGTAGCATAAAATTGGTggtggaaaaatataaattataaagtataaGTTACAGCAAAAACAGTACTAGATTTTtgtaagatcagttcagttcagtctctctgttgtgtctgactctttgctaccccaaagACtacagcacgcaaggcttccctgtccatcaccaactcctggagcttgctcaaactcatgtccattgagtcagtgatgccattcagccatctcatcctctgtcatcgccttctcctgccttcaatctttcccagcatcggggtctttccaatgagtcagttttgcaAGATAGCAGGGATAAAAAAGACAATTCAGAACAGGGTTTAAGAGCTTAAGCTCTGGAATCAGAAATCCCCAAATCAGACTCCTGCTCCCACCACGCCTATAATATATTAGATCTGTGATCTTGGTTAGCAGCTTCACCATTTGGTTCCTCAGTAAAATGAACCAGAGGGAACCTATCACATTGCCACTAAAGTAAGACTTTCAGCTAAGCAGATAAGCAAAGAGTGCGCTGCTGGAAGCTGAGAGCTGTAAGAAAGAAGGAAGGTGGATAGGGCTTAGCAGGAAAGAGGGGGATTTGGAAAGCAAGGACATCTTCCTTTCAAAGCCCTAGTTTTGTAAAGTCCTTCCACTGTAGAACACAAA comes from Cervus elaphus chromosome 1, mCerEla1.1, whole genome shotgun sequence and encodes:
- the LOC122680368 gene encoding olfactory receptor 51H1-like; this translates as MWSFNHTASNSPTFSFVGIPGLEAAQIWISIPFCLLYLLALVGNALLLILVKAEQNLHEPQFYFLAMLALTDLGLSLSTMPSVLAIFWFNVHYIGLDACLTQMFFIHALSSVESGVLVAMAFDRLVAVCAPLNYTRLLTHSTVACLGGAAVTRGAILVGPLPFLLRTFPFCGANSLSHSYCYLPDMLKLACGDATFSGVYGLVFVLFTFAVDVVFILASYMKILATVIKLENQDRNWKSLHTCACHLCTVFVFYLPLISLAVLYRYTQNTSPILFTSMSNAYLLMTPLLNPLVYSLKSRQIQAALRKQFWVQRVIAGE